From the Streptococcus hyointestinalis genome, the window CCAGAAGTGCTTGTAGCGGAGCGCTTCAGCCAGCACATCCTCAACTGTACGCTCACGAGAGTTATTGGTCTCCATCGCCCAAGTGTCAGGGTTGTGGCAATATTGGCAGCGCATCTTGCAGCCCTGCATAAAGACAATAAAGCGAATACCTGGACCATCAACAGAGCCAAAACTTTCCGTTGAATGAATCATTCCTGTCACTTTTTTATAATCTATCGTTTCCATACTGGTAGTCGCCTCCTATGTAACCGTTTCATCTTATTCTTATTATATCACGTTCCATGAAAAAAAGACTAGATTTTGCCTAGTCTTTTTCTACCTCGGGTTCTATATCAGTCATATAGAGTCTGAGTTTTGTCACACGACCGTCACGCACCTTATCGTTGGTCAACTCGAGGTGCTTGTCTTTACTATCAAAGCTGTAGGTTTGCTTATCTTCTTGGCTTGGGATACTGCCGACACCCGTTAGGTAAAAACCAGCAATGGTATCTACATCATCACTCTCCAAGTCTGTCTCGAAGTAATCGTTAAACTCATTGAGCGTCATAGTACCTACGACAATATAAGTGTTGTCTGCGATTTCGTGGACAAACTGCTCGGACTTGTCCGTCTCGTCATCAATCTCACCGACAATCTCCTCAAGCAGGTCCTCAAGTGTCACAAGCCCTGCCATACCACCGTACTCATCCAGCAAAATCGCCATTTGATTTTGCGTTTTTCGCAATTCTCTTAGTAAATCATCGACAAAAATCGTCTCAGGAACAAACAGCGGTTCCTGTAAAATCTTACGCAGATTGAGCTTGTCAAATCCCTCTTCAAAGCCTGCCTTTAAGAGACGTTTGGTGTGTAAGACACCGATAACCTTGTCCTTATCATCATCATAAACAGGAATACGTGAGAAACTCTGACGCAGGATGTCCTTGATATTGGTCTGTGTATCATCATTGATATTGACCATAAAGGCGTCGGTCCTAGGCACCATGACCTCACGAGCCATCAACTCATCAAGCGAGAACACCCCTTGAAGCATCTCGATTTCCTCAGCGTCAAGTGTCTCCTCACTGTTTGTCAGCATGTATTCGATTTCATCACGTGTCATTTTCTCATCAGCGTCATCCAGAGTCATGGGTGTTATGCGACTTAGAAGATTGGTTGAGGCTGAGAGCAACCACACGAAAGGACGCATGATTAAGCCTAGTCCACTAATAACGGGCGCAGTGACAACAGCTAGGCTGTCTTTTAGATTAAGCGCAATACGCTTAGGGTACAATTCACCAAAAACGATAGACACATAGGTCAAAAATACCAGTGACAAAACGCTTCCTGCTGTTTTTGCCCAAGCGTAACCACCAAACCAACCTGCAATCACCTCACCCAGACTAGCCGACAAGCTAGCCCCAGAAAGCAAGCTGATAAAGGTAATACCAACCTGAATAGTTGATAAGAAATTGTTAGGATTATCAAGAACCTTGAGCAGGCGCTGGTATTTCTTGTCGCCTTCTTCTGCTTTTTGCTCGACACGAGAGCGGTTTAATGACACCAAGGACATCTCGGTCGCTGAGAAAAAGCCATTTAAAATGGTCAAGATAATCAGTAAAATAAATTGAAACAGCAGATTCTGACTGCTAGGGTCTTCCATGAAATCTTTTCTCCTAAAATGTAATACCTCCATTATACCACACTTTGCCCCTCTTATGCTATAATAAATACTGTAACATATGTCATCTATTAAGTTTAGGAAGTAAAGAGGAGAACAGATAATGGCAGTGATTTCACTTGAAAATGTCAGCTTGAAGCGACAAGGCAAGCTATTGCTCAATAATCTTAACTGGCAAGTAGAAAAGGGCGAGATGTGGGCGATTCTAGGACTGAATGGCTCTGGTAAATCGACACTACTCAAGATGATTATGGCAGAGTATTTTCCAACAAGTGGGAAGATGGATGTTTTAGGCTATCGCTTTGGGCAGGGTGATATCACTGGAGTCCGCACCAAGATTGGAGTGGTTGGCTCTTTTATCTCGGAGCGTATCGCAGGCAACATGCTCGCTGAAAAGGTCGTCCTAACTGGAAAATACAAGAGCAGTATCCTCTACAAGGCTTATGATGAGAGTGACTTAGAGGAAGCACGACAAATGTTGATTGCGCTTGGTGGCGAGCATTTGCTTGGGCGTATCTACGCTAGTCTCTCTCAAGGTGAGAAGCAATTGCTTTTAATCGCAAGGAGTCTCATGGAAAATCCAGATATGATTATCCTAGATGAGGCGACGACTGGGCTTGACCTTTTTGCGAGAGAAAAATTGCTCCATCAAGTCGAGCGCATCGCTGATTTGCCACACGCACCTACTGTGCTTTACGTGACCCACCATGCCGAGGAAATCACCGCTAAGATGACACACATCCTACTGCTACGTGAAGGAGCCATTATCGCAAAAGGCAAAAAAGAAGACATCCTCACCCCACAAGTCCTAGCAGACTTTTACCAAAGCCCAGTCAAACTCATCCCGCTAGACGACACACGCTTTTTTATCAAGCCTGTATTGTAGCGATATAAAAAGTGCCTGTTGGCACTTTTTTTAATTATTCAACCGACTTCTCGTGTAGTTAAAGAGGTCATAGGAAAGGGTATTGACCGTTTCTTTTAGAGAATAGTTTTCAAGGGCGTTAACCTCTTTACGCAGAGCTTTAGCGTTTCTGCGGCTAATCAAGTCCTCCGCCTCATACTCGGCAATGACTTTACGCTCTAGGTAAAAGCCACGTAGCATCTCATCGACATTGTCTGGGACATTTCTCGTGATGACACGCTCGACAAAGGCTCCTGACTGGATGATTTGCGCTTCCTGCTTTCTGGAGTGAATCAGATAGCCGACAAGATCAGCACTGTAGACATCATCAAGGTTTTGCAGCGCCTCTAAAACCAAGGCGGTATTAGCTTGATAGAGAGCAATCAAGTGCTGTCTATTTTCCTTGGTGATGACTTGCTGGTTATTTCTCGCTCGCAAAAACTGACGAATGGTAGACCCTAAGGTCAAAATCTCGTGCAAGATTTGCGGAAGTGCCCGCAAAAGAACCGCTAGGACATAGGTCAAGTTTGAGATGAAGCCACGGTTAATCCGACGCTCCAAAAACTTGAGATAACCTTGATAGAGACGATACTCTTTCATATCAATGTCACCGTTTAAAAAGGCATTCTCAAGACCGTCACTCTCAATTCCTAAAATCATGATGTTAATCAGAGCTAAGTCAGACTTGACCTCATTAGACTCTTGATCTAGGATGAGGTTTTCTAAGCGTTTATTGTAATTGTCAATCACAGCATAGAGGGCTGTCCTGCTTTTGTCCTCTTTCAGGTCTTGTTGCAACTGCCAAATCACGGCATTTAAAATCGCAATCTGCATGTAGTGGTCAGGACTATTGCTACTTGCGCTAGCAAGTCTTGGCGAAACGACGATACCAAGCAAAAAACTCAAAAGAGTAACGCCTGCTACGATAAAGAGTAGCATACTATGCTCAACTGTTGTCAAAGTCGGCAGTAGCAAGATGGTCGCAACGGATACCGTTCCCTTGACACCAGAAAAGGTCAAAACGAGAATGTCCTTGAAGTACTTTTTAATCCCTTTTTTGAGATGACGACTGCGATAAGCGTAAAAAAGCCAAATCATCACAAAACGAATAGCAAAGAGCAACAGCGTCACCAGCACTATCACCCCTAAAATCAAGAATGTGTTAATTTCTTGACTGAAAAGCACAGGTCTTGCAAACTTGGTCAACTCTGCTCCTAACATCAAAAAGACCACCCCGTTGAGAAGAAAAGCTATCATGCCCCACATGACGCTTCCGACATTGTCAATCTGGGCATCTAAAAGGGTGATTTTTTTAAAACGGCTGGCTTGCGAGATACCAGCAATCACGACCGCAATGATACCAGAGCCGTGGATTTCCTCCGCTAAAAAGTAGGCGATAAAAGGTAGCGTCAGCTCAAGCAGCATAACACCTGACACATCCGCTACATCCATGCTATCTAAAATAGCTAAAAAGAGACGATTGACCAGTGCCACAATCAGCCCAACCAGAAGCCCGCCAAAAACAGACAACAAAAGTTTAAGGCTGGCATTTTGCAGGGAAAAGACGCCCGTTGTAAGAGCAGTAATGGCGACCTGAAAGGATACCAGACCGCTGGCGTCATTGAGCAGACCTTCCCCTTTTAAGATATTTTGGACATGCTTTGGAAAGCGAAAACGCTTTGATAGCGAGTTAAAGGCGACCAAGTCCGTTGGTCCAAGCGCAGCACCTACCGCTAGATAAGCTGCCAAGGACACTCCTGCTGGCAATAATTTATAGGTGGCAAAACCCAAGGTAAGGGTGCTAACAAAGACCACTGGAAAAATCAGATACAAAATAATCTTCCAATGCCTCAAAACATTGGTAATATCACTCTCTTCTCCCTCACGAAAAAGAAGCGGTGCAATGACAAAGGCTAGGAAAAGCTCACTATCTAGCGAGACAAACTGCTCTCCGAAAATCAAACACAAAAGCCCACCAAAGACAATCTGAATCAAAGGTAGAGGCACCTTTGGAAAGAGCCTGTTGATTAAGTTCGAGAGAATAAGTGTAAACAGAAAAACAATAATTAAAACAGCAACGTGCATCTCAACAAAATCTCCAACTCACTCCTAACGCTTATCCTCACACATTTTCGCATAAGCGCTCTTGTGGTCAGCGATTTTTTTGTCCACTGCTGTGACGTCACAATGGGTCATTTTCTTTTGGCAACGCTCAATTTCAAGCGTCATCAATTTCTTTTTGATTTTCGCCATTTTCTTGGCTTCACGTGTTTTTTCAAATCCTGTTGTATTTAACCATTCCTTTAACATCATCTTTACCTCAATTTTTCAATCATAATCAAAAATGGCGGCGTATTCACTTGATTTAGCGGCTGATAGAGCATGGTGGCAAAGTCTTCTTGTGACAGATTTTCGACAAAGGCGAGTACTTTTTCTTTTTCAATAGCACCGCCAGCATGCCCGTGATAGACCATCAAGGACACCCGACCGCCAACCACTAAACGCTCCAAAATCTTGGTTAATGCCTCAAGCGTCGTGCTTGGTTTTGTGATAAGACTCTTATCTGCACTTGGCAAATAACCCAGATTAAAAATAGCAGCTGTGATAGGCTCGTCTACATAGTGGTCAAGCGTCTCGTGTCCATCTAGGATGAGCTCAGCATTTGTCAGTCCCTGACTTTCTAGGAGCTGACTGGTTTTATCAAGCGCCTGCTTTTGAATATCAAAAGCGTAGACTTTTCCTGCTTTCTTTGCTAAAAAGGCAGTGTCGTGACCATTTCCCATCGTCGCATCAACAACAATACTCTTCTTATCAATGACTTCTGCTAAAAAGTCATGAGAGAGGGTGATTGGACGTTTTATCATTGCTTTTCTCCAAACTTGTTCTAAACTAAGCGGCAGCCTTGATAGGCATCTCGGCGCTCCATTTCCTTATCGATAGCGTTCAAAACTTCCCATTTATTGAGACTCCACATAGGTCCTATGAGCATATCCCTAGGCGCATCGCCAGTGATACGATGAATAATAATATCTTTTGGGATAATCTCCAACTGGTCGCAGATAGTAGAGACATACTCTTCTTGGCTAAGCAATTGCAAGCGCCCCTCATGGTAATCCCGCTGCATGCGGGTGTTGGTCATCAAGTGCAAGAGATGGAGCTTGATACCGTTGATGTCGTTGTCAGTGACACAGCGACGGACATTCTCTAACATCATCTCGTGCGTCTCACCTGGCAGCCCATTGATAAGATGGGAGACAATCTCTACCTTTGGAGCTTGCTTACGTAAACGCTCCACTGTTTCCTTATACAAATCATAAGAATGGGCACGATTGATAAGCTCCGAGGTCGCCTCATAAGTGGTCTGCAATCCCAGCTCCACCGTCACATGCATGCGCTCGCTTAACTCCGCTAGATAGGCGATAGTCTCGTCTGGCAAACAGTCTGGACGTGTCCCGATGTTGATACCGACCACACCAGGTTCATTGATAGCCTGCTCGTAGCGCTCACGAATAACCTCCACACGGTCGTGCGTGTTGGTAAAGTTTTGAAAATAGACCAGATACTTCTTGACCTCGGGCCACTTGCGGTGCATAAAGTCAATTTCCTTGTAAAATTGCTCACGAATGGGCGCTTCAGGAGCAACGATAGCGTCACCTGACCCTGATACTGTACAAAAAGTACAGCCGCCGTGCGCTACCGTACCGTCACGATTGGGACAGTCAAATCCAGCATCAATCGGCACTTTGAAAATCTTCTCACCAAAAATTAAACGATAATAGTCATTTAGGGTGTTGTAACGTTTTTTCATGACTCTATTGTAACACAAATCATGAGATTTTCACCAAAATTGCTCTAAAAAAGAGACCAGAAGCAAGCTTCTGGTCTCTTTTTAAAATTACTTTTGTTTACCTTGAAAGCGCCACTTAAAGCGCAATTGGTCATAGTAAGGAAACACTAAGTTATGGATAGCATAGGCGAGCAAAAAGCCACCTATGATATCGCTTGGGTAATGCACGCCCAGATAAATCCGTGATAAGGCGATACAAAAAATCAAAAGCCCTAAAAGGATAGCCACCGTCCATTTGGCAGTCTGTGAAGACAAGCGTTGGAAACAAATGACAAAGATACTTCCAATAATCAAAAAAATCCCCGTGGCATGACCACTTGGAAATGAATTGCCACTCGCATGTACCAAGTGCGTAATACTAGGTCTTGGGCGCTGGTAGATATACTTGAGCGACACAATACAAATACCCGCTAAAATGCTGTTTGTAGCGACGTAAATCGCCTCGGCATACCATTTTTTTAGCCATAAGACGATAACAGCAACAGCGGCAATGATAGCCTGGGTACTTGGATTTCCAATAACGGTTATGGTTTTAAAGAAAGCCGTTAGAGGCTGTGGAAGGTCTCCTCTGATGGTACTTTGCACACTAGTATCAAATGGTCGTAAAGCTTCAGGATAAAATTTGACCACATAACCTAGCATGACAAAGAATAAAAAAGCAAAAGAGGCAATTACCCAATAGTGTTGTCTTTTTTTCATTTCAATTGATATCTTTCTATAAACGGTTTACAAGACGTATAGACGATATAAAAAACCAGAGCCAAGAGCACACCCTCAATGATATTAAAAGGGATGACCATGACTACAATGTAGCGACTAACCCCAATCGTTGCTGCGATGTCAAAATTAGCAAAGGTGGCATACAGTGGCACGGCATAAAAGAAATTTATCAATACCATAGCAACCGTCAAGATAAGCGTCCCTAATACAGTTGCTTTCAGATAGGCTGTAAGCACCATGTGTTTTTTCCAAATAAAGGCAAATGCCCACAGAAAAACAAATAAAGCCACCATATTCATCGGAAGCCCGATGTAGGTTTCCACCCCTTGATTATTGAGCACCAGTTTTAAAAGCGAGCGTAAAAAAAGAACGACTACGCTACTCTTAAAATCAAAAAGTGCCAAGGCTAAAAGCATAGGAATCACACTAAAGTCGAGCTTTAGAAAGTTTGCCCCCGGAATGAGGGGAAAACTCACATACATGAGCACAAACGATAGTGCAGAGAGTACCGCTAAAAGCGTCAAACGTCTTGTGTTTGTCATTGTCATAAAAAATTCCTCCAATTTTTACAAATTGAAAGAAGCCCAAAAGGTATGTGCGTACACAAAAGACCTTTGTCTTCTCCCATCCAGACTATACTGTCGGTCGTGGAATCTCACCACGTCAGCTTGCGCTCGCGGACTTCACTCATCATATAAGTGTCACCGCCGGTCGGGAATCACACCCTGCCCTGAAGACATTTCCATGATAACAAAAAAGCCCTGCAAATGCAAGGGCTTCATACTTAGATATCTGTAATCTTGATAAAGGTTGAAGGGAGACCAACACGGTCTTCTGAATACCAACTTTGTTCAGACCAGAGTTGAGAGATAGGGTACCAACTAGATAACATCGGTGTATAAGGGTCAGACACATAAGTCTTGCCATTATTGTAGCCTTTTAGGACAAGCTCATGGCTACCATTTCTGACAAAAATGTCATTTTGCACAGCTGCCATCACATGATATCCTTCTTGCAGAGCGGTTGCTACAGCAGAAAGACTTGGTAGCGGTGTTGCTGTATAGCCCCAGTGGTCAACGGCTTTTAGTATCCCTACAGCTCCTGTACCTGTCCATTGCTTGTTGAACTGGTCAGTGTTATTGTAGAGATAATCTGCCACAGTTGTTGGAAGGACTTCTTTTCCTGACAAGGAATTAAAGACCATAGCAAGACTTGTTGGCACACAGCCTGTTTTATCTAGATTAGACAAGCCATAAACCTTACTTGCCCATCTTGGATCACGTTGACGGTAGTAAGGAGTCTTATAATTAACTCGATCAACAGTAAAGGTATTCGCAACCAAGAAATTAGACTTGCCGTTTTCTACTTGATAGACATGGACATGATAAGTACCTGTATCAGCATGATCAGTGACGTTGATTCTTGTCACTGCTTGGCTATTTTGACGACTAGAGCTGTACCATTTCAAATCATCTTGTCCCTTGGCATCAGACCAAACGGCAAACAAAATATCTCCTGAACTTGGCACCGCTGTTGCTCTTAGCTCGTAATTGCCAGTACCTTTGTAGGTGGCAGTGACTGCCTTTGGAACTTCAAAGCGGTAAGTCCCTAGGCTAACGGCATAGGTTGTACCGTCCGTGAAGTCGGTGTAGACATGCACATAGTAATCATCACTATTGCCGGCATGATTTAAAATATCTATCGTTTGGCGGACTTGATTGTTACTGGCTGTTGGGGTGTACCACTTAAGGTCATCTTGACCTTTGTCAGCTGACCAAACGGCGATACGAGCGTCTTTAATCGTCTTGGTCTTGTCACTTCCTGCTACAACCACATCAAAAGTCGTCTTGTTCTTATCATAATTCACAACCTTGACTTCTGGTTTTTCGGGCTCTGGAACTTCAAAACGATAAGTGCCTAAGCTAACAGCATAGGTTGTACCGTCGGTAAAATCTGTGTAGACATGGACATAGTAATTGTCGCTATTGCCGGCATGATTTTTGATGTCTATCGTTTGACGCACTTGATTGTTGCTGGCTGTTATGGTGTACCACTTAAGGTCATCTTGGCCTTTATCGGCTGACCAAACGGCGATACGGGCGTCTTTAATCGTCTTGGTCTTATTACTTCCTGTAACAACGACATCAAAGGTTGTCTTGTTCTTATCGTAGTTGACTACCTTGACTTCTGGTTTTTCGGGCTCTGGAACTTCAAAACGATAAGTGCCTAGGCTAACAGCATAGGTTGTACCGTCGGTAAAATCTGTGTAGACATGGACATAGTAATTGTCGCTATTGCCGGCATGATTTTTGATGTCTATCGTTTGACGCACTTGATTGTTGCTGGCTGTTATGGTGTACCACTTAAGGTCATCTTGGCCTTTATCGGCTGACCAAACGGCGATACGGGCGTCTTTAATCGTCTTGGTCTTGTCACTTCCTGCTACAACCACATCAAAGGTTGTCTTGTTTTTATCGTAATTGACTACCTTGACTTCTGGTTTTTCGGACTCTGGAACTTCAAAACGATAAGTGCCTAAGCTAACAGCATAGGTTGTACCGTCGGTAAAATCTGTGTAGACATGGACATAGTAATTGTCGCTATTGCCGGCATGATTTTTGATGTCTATCGTTTGACGCACTTGATTGTTGCTGGCTGTTATGGTGTACCACTTAAGGTCATCTTGGCCTTTATCGGCTGACCAAACGGCGATACGAGCGTCCTTAATCGTTTTAGTCTTGTCACTTCCTGTAACAACGACATCAAAAGTTGTCTTGTTCTTATCGTAATTGACTACCTTGACTTCTGGTTTGGCAGGTTCTGGAATGTCAAAACGGTAAGTGCCTAGACTAACAGCATAAGTCGTACCGTCCGTGAAGTCGGTGTAGACATGCACATAGTAATTATCACTATTGCCGGCATGATTTTTGATATCGATTGTTTGATGGACTTGATTGTTGCTTGCTGTTGGGGTATACCACTTGAGGTCATCTTGACCTTTGTCGGCTGACCAAACAGCGATACGAGCGTCCTTAATCGTCTTGGTCTTATTACTTCCTGTAACAACGACATCAAAGGTTGTCTTGTTCTTATCGTAATTGACTACCTTAACTTCTGGATTAGCTGTAGGTGTTGTAGTCGTTGTGGATGAGCGGTATTTATCGTAGTAAGCTAAAATACCCTTTGTCACACCTTCGGCTAATTTTTCTTGATAAGCAGCGGTGTTGATTTTGTTGAACTCTGCTTGATTAGAGATAAAGCCTAACTCTACTAAGACAGCTGGTGCCGTTGTCTCACGCACAACAGCAAAGGTCTCACGTTTGACACCGTTGTTTTTACTACCCGTTTGAGCGACAACGTTTGACTGAATAGCTTGCGCTAGCTCACTACTGCGTTTGAGGCGTTCAGCATCGTTGTGGTATGTTTGATTGATTCGAGATGGGTACTCGCTATAGTATTGATAATAGTAAGTTTCAACACCGTTTGCACTTTGAGCGCCAGCGTTAAAATGTAGGCTGACAAAGATATCTGCCTTGCTCTTATTGGCACTAGCTGAGCGCTCCAAAAGTTCAACAGATGTGTCTGTATTACGGCTAGTCACGACAGTATAGCCTGCTGCTTCTAGTTTTGCCTTAACACGTTTTTGAACGGCTAAGGTCAAGTTTTTCTCGTATTGTCCAAAATAAGTTGCCCCTGGGTCATACCCACCATGACCAGCGTCAAGGTAGACAACCTTATTGATGACATTATACTGACCTTGTGAAGCTGAACCAACCAATGCCTTGTCTGCTGGTACTTCAAAACGATAAGTACCCAGGCTAACACCGTAGGTTGTGCCGTCTGTATAGTCCGTGTAGACATGCACATAGTAGTCATCGCTAGTACCGGCATGGTCTAAGATATTGATGGTTTGACGAATTTGGTTGTTGATAGCCACCGGTGTATACCATTTGAGGTCATCTTGACCTTTGTCAGCTGACCAAACGGCGATACGAGCACCTTTGATAGCTTTAGTGTTAGCGTTTCCCACAACGGCAACATCAAAAGTGGTCTTATCTTTGTCGTAGTTGATAACGCCAACTGCTGGATTGCTGGACTCTTCGTTACCTGCAGAAGCTTTTTCTTCTGCTACTGTGGCAGCAGCGGGTGCTAGCCCTTCGGCAGCTGATCTTTGCGTAGTCACACTTGTGTCAGCTGGTTTGGCTACTTCTGATGTTTCTTGCGTAATGACTGCTGTAGCACTAGCAGCTTCAGAAGTGGCAACGCTCTCTGTGCTCACTACACTACTAGCACTTTCGCTAGTAGCTGTTGTACTAGCTGCCTCGCTCGTTACTGCAACAACTGCTACTTCTGATGTCTGGTCAACGACTTGACCAGTTGCTTCAGAAGAAGTTGACGTAACGGCGTCTGAAGTGTCACTTACCGTCTCTTGCGGACTTGCGACAACGGTCTCAGTGTTCGTTGTTTGTGGCTGCGTTGCTGTCACTTGGTCGGCTTGTACACCACCAGAAAAGAAAACAGCTGTCCCAAGCAAAGCTGATACGGCACCCAAAGTAGACACTTTACGAATACCGAAGCGTTGCTTACGAACAGTTCTGTGTTGATGTAATCTCTCCATACGTGAATAGTGCATCCTAAATATCCTCATTTCTATTTTCCTATATGTTTATGTTAGCATGATTTTAGGCATTTTTCAAGGAATTTTAAGATTTTTTTAAGCTGGTAGACACGCAATTGTAATGTTTTATTTCAACTTGTCTTTTTCATAGACATGGCTCAACTCTAGATTTGGAAATGACTGCTGGCGCAGCGCTTCATAGACAATCATGCAGGCAGTATTTGAGAGATTGAGACTTCTGACGTGCTGGTCATTCATAGGAATACGCAGAGCCTTGTCAGCATGTTGGCGCATAAAATCCTCTGGCAAGCCCTTATCCTCACGCCCAAATAAAAAGTAATGGGCACAGCCATCGTTATAATTTTCCTCAGAATAGACACGACTAGCAAACTTACTAATCAAGTGGAGTTTGCCATCACAAGCCTCTAAAAACTCTTCTAAGCTATCGTAAAAAGTCACATCAAGCTTATCCCAATAATCAAGCCCAGCACGCTTCATTTTCTTGTCATCAATAGGAAAACCCATAGGGCGAATGATATGAAGGGGGCTGTTAGTCGCAGCGCAGGTGCGGGCGATATTGCCAGTATTAGCCGGAATCTGTGGTTCAAATAAAACGATGTGGTTAGAACTGCTATCACTGCGGTGGTTTTGCTGGCTGAGTGCTTCGATATTCATGCTGGTCCTCTCTTAAACATAATAAAAACCACATTGCCCGGAGTCAAGCTCAGCAAACAATGTGGTTGTGGTTG encodes:
- a CDS encoding hemolysin family protein; translated protein: MEDPSSQNLLFQFILLIILTILNGFFSATEMSLVSLNRSRVEQKAEEGDKKYQRLLKVLDNPNNFLSTIQVGITFISLLSGASLSASLGEVIAGWFGGYAWAKTAGSVLSLVFLTYVSIVFGELYPKRIALNLKDSLAVVTAPVISGLGLIMRPFVWLLSASTNLLSRITPMTLDDADEKMTRDEIEYMLTNSEETLDAEEIEMLQGVFSLDELMAREVMVPRTDAFMVNINDDTQTNIKDILRQSFSRIPVYDDDKDKVIGVLHTKRLLKAGFEEGFDKLNLRKILQEPLFVPETIFVDDLLRELRKTQNQMAILLDEYGGMAGLVTLEDLLEEIVGEIDDETDKSEQFVHEIADNTYIVVGTMTLNEFNDYFETDLESDDVDTIAGFYLTGVGSIPSQEDKQTYSFDSKDKHLELTNDKVRDGRVTKLRLYMTDIEPEVEKD
- a CDS encoding ABC transporter ATP-binding protein, with amino-acid sequence MAVISLENVSLKRQGKLLLNNLNWQVEKGEMWAILGLNGSGKSTLLKMIMAEYFPTSGKMDVLGYRFGQGDITGVRTKIGVVGSFISERIAGNMLAEKVVLTGKYKSSILYKAYDESDLEEARQMLIALGGEHLLGRIYASLSQGEKQLLLIARSLMENPDMIILDEATTGLDLFAREKLLHQVERIADLPHAPTVLYVTHHAEEITAKMTHILLLREGAIIAKGKKEDILTPQVLADFYQSPVKLIPLDDTRFFIKPVL
- a CDS encoding cation:proton antiporter, whose protein sequence is MHVAVLIIVFLFTLILSNLINRLFPKVPLPLIQIVFGGLLCLIFGEQFVSLDSELFLAFVIAPLLFREGEESDITNVLRHWKIILYLIFPVVFVSTLTLGFATYKLLPAGVSLAAYLAVGAALGPTDLVAFNSLSKRFRFPKHVQNILKGEGLLNDASGLVSFQVAITALTTGVFSLQNASLKLLLSVFGGLLVGLIVALVNRLFLAILDSMDVADVSGVMLLELTLPFIAYFLAEEIHGSGIIAVVIAGISQASRFKKITLLDAQIDNVGSVMWGMIAFLLNGVVFLMLGAELTKFARPVLFSQEINTFLILGVIVLVTLLLFAIRFVMIWLFYAYRSRHLKKGIKKYFKDILVLTFSGVKGTVSVATILLLPTLTTVEHSMLLFIVAGVTLLSFLLGIVVSPRLASASSNSPDHYMQIAILNAVIWQLQQDLKEDKSRTALYAVIDNYNKRLENLILDQESNEVKSDLALINIMILGIESDGLENAFLNGDIDMKEYRLYQGYLKFLERRINRGFISNLTYVLAVLLRALPQILHEILTLGSTIRQFLRARNNQQVITKENRQHLIALYQANTALVLEALQNLDDVYSADLVGYLIHSRKQEAQIIQSGAFVERVITRNVPDNVDEMLRGFYLERKVIAEYEAEDLISRRNAKALRKEVNALENYSLKETVNTLSYDLFNYTRSRLNN
- a CDS encoding tRNA (mnm(5)s(2)U34)-methyltransferase; amino-acid sequence: MIKRPITLSHDFLAEVIDKKSIVVDATMGNGHDTAFLAKKAGKVYAFDIQKQALDKTSQLLESQGLTNAELILDGHETLDHYVDEPITAAIFNLGYLPSADKSLITKPSTTLEALTKILERLVVGGRVSLMVYHGHAGGAIEKEKVLAFVENLSQEDFATMLYQPLNQVNTPPFLIMIEKLR
- a CDS encoding TIGR01212 family radical SAM protein (This family includes YhcC from E. coli K-12, an uncharacterized radical SAM protein.), with amino-acid sequence MKKRYNTLNDYYRLIFGEKIFKVPIDAGFDCPNRDGTVAHGGCTFCTVSGSGDAIVAPEAPIREQFYKEIDFMHRKWPEVKKYLVYFQNFTNTHDRVEVIRERYEQAINEPGVVGINIGTRPDCLPDETIAYLAELSERMHVTVELGLQTTYEATSELINRAHSYDLYKETVERLRKQAPKVEIVSHLINGLPGETHEMMLENVRRCVTDNDINGIKLHLLHLMTNTRMQRDYHEGRLQLLSQEEYVSTICDQLEIIPKDIIIHRITGDAPRDMLIGPMWSLNKWEVLNAIDKEMERRDAYQGCRLV
- a CDS encoding phosphatase PAP2 family protein: MKKRQHYWVIASFAFLFFVMLGYVVKFYPEALRPFDTSVQSTIRGDLPQPLTAFFKTITVIGNPSTQAIIAAVAVIVLWLKKWYAEAIYVATNSILAGICIVSLKYIYQRPRPSITHLVHASGNSFPSGHATGIFLIIGSIFVICFQRLSSQTAKWTVAILLGLLIFCIALSRIYLGVHYPSDIIGGFLLAYAIHNLVFPYYDQLRFKWRFQGKQK
- a CDS encoding ECF transporter S component, producing the protein MTNTRRLTLLAVLSALSFVLMYVSFPLIPGANFLKLDFSVIPMLLALALFDFKSSVVVLFLRSLLKLVLNNQGVETYIGLPMNMVALFVFLWAFAFIWKKHMVLTAYLKATVLGTLILTVAMVLINFFYAVPLYATFANFDIAATIGVSRYIVVMVIPFNIIEGVLLALVFYIVYTSCKPFIERYQLK